TAATCGGTTCTTCCATCTCATTAAAGAACTGATAGATTGATCGTACAAACTCATGAATAAACTCCTTATTTCCAATTCTAAAATGTGGCTCTGGTTTAAATAAAACCAAATTCTGCTTTAAGTGTAAATACGATTTATATGTCTTGTTTTCCTCAAGTTTCTCATCGTCTTCCAAGACTATATAACCGTTATTATGTGCAATTGCGTTTCTTATGTCAATGTACGCTTCAATCGTTTTCCATTCCGGCAAAGCTTGTAAATCTAAACCAAGTACTGACTTGAAGTCTGCAATTACCGACTTTAACCTCCATTTTGGCTTAACTTTTTCCTTAATGCCTTTTGCATCTTGCAAATGTGTAAACAATAATCTCAATCCAGCCTCGAAAAGAGATTGCGCCATCATGAAGGTACTATTATAAAGGGCATAATACACCATTACATATCGTACTTCACCTTCTTCTTCCATTATTAAAGAAGCATAATCGCTGGGGTATTCATATTGAGTAAAGTCGACCTGACTCAATTCCTCTTTATATCGATTCTCCAAATCATCCTTACGTTCTTTGAGGATGATCTCGGTGTCATCAAGAACAAGCGTAATGGCCCAAAACCGTTTCTGAATTTCAAAACGAAATTCCCCAAAATGCCCTCCTAAAAGCATTCTGTCCAATTCGTTTCTATCTTTAATATAAAACATTACTATTATTTATTTCCAAGTTCAACTAAAAACTCAACAAGTTTTGTTTTTAATCCCTGTCTTGCACCAAGAATAAGTTATAATTTTTTATGGATTAAATTTCTAAACATGTTTCAAATTGCTAATTTATCCTGCAACAAACGCCTTTAAATAAGTTTCATATTACAAAAATTATTGAAATGGGTAGTTTGCCTAAAAAATCTAATAACACCTATAAACAAACGCAATAGAGGTGAAAATGAACATAACGCTGAAGAAGAAAGTGCAAAAACAGAAAGAAGGTAAGTGATTTTAAGTAAAGAGCTATGAAATTCCGAAAAAATAATTCCAAACGAAAGCTCAATTCAATTGTTCAAGGAAATTTATCCCGAATCAACAAAATCAAATGCTGAGTTAAAAAGAAACAGAATAAATTTATTAGAAGATGAAAAAAAGAGATTAAGGCGTCTATGGAAAAAGCAGAGACCCTTTTGGTAAGAGATGACATTGGCCGTGAAACTTTTCTTAAAATAATGGAAAGATTTAATTCACGCCAGCGAGAAATCAATTTCGAGCTGGAGGCATTAAAAAATGAAGAGGACATATCGAAATTAATTAAGCCCGTAATAAATCTACTTATGAGCCTGGATAGAATTTTTGGCTTTGTAGATTATGATAATAGACGTTTATAATATGGTCGGGGCTCAATGGACCAATAGAAATTTCCAATAAAAAACGTCGAACCACACAAATTAGTTATGTAATTGAATATTTGCTGGGAGTTCCAAGGGTAATAAAGCAGAAAACCACCCAGACTGGGTGGTTTGTCTACTATTGCTCCTCCTTCAGGACTTGAACCTGAGACCCTCTGATTAACAGTCAGATGCTCTAACCAACTGAGCTAAGGAGGATTGTTTATCGGGTTGCAAATATAGCGAAAAAGTTATTTTATTTCAAAACCCCTGAAAAAATCTGAAAATCGGGCGGTTTAAGGCTTAATAATCAGAAAAATACGGGGATAAAAATCAAACGATTGTTATTTTCTCTCCGTCAAATTCAACTACATCTCCACTGCGGAGTTTATTGCGTCGGCGGGTTTCGGTGTTGCCGTTTACTTTTACTTCTCCGGCATCGATGCGGAGATTGGCTTCGCCGCCGGTTTCGGTTAGACCCAGCAATTTGAGCAGGTTGTTCAGCTCAATGTATTCGTGTCCGTTTAATTCAAATTCCATACACCGTTTTTTTTTGCGAACCTAAGAAGTATTTCCGAGCGCAGAAAAAAGAAAATAAAATTAAATCGGTTTGCTAATTTTTTTCAAACCTAACCTGTTTATTTAATCGATCTATTTTCCTCCCTATTAATTTTTTCAATTCATTACTCCCTTTTATTAATGTAATAATTAATCCGGTTTTTATAATTATCATTTTTTTGAATTTCAATTATACCCCCGTTTCAACCATTTATCCGCTTTAACTTCTTTTTACACTTTTGTTGTAACAAATACCCTCCTTCATCGTCTTATCTCCAAAAGGCGCCATTTTTCTCTCTGCTGCCTGAATTTTTCAGTCAAGTTGCACCCATTACGTATTGCACTCCTTCAACGAATTGTTCACACAAGCCGTGCGGGAAAAAAACTGTACCAACCCAAGCATTAACCCATTCAAAAACCAAGCATTATGAAAACAATTGTATTTACGTTAAGCATGACACTTCTGAGCGTGTTCAGCTTTTCACAAACAGAAAATAATCAGGAGCAGATCATCGTTCCCGAAAACAATAATAACGGAAGTCAATCCATCGACGAAACCATTCAGCCCGGAGGAGAAAGTACTGTTTACGATCCCATGAAAGAAAACAGAAATGCAAACCGTGCACAACAAATGGAAGAAGGCGGAGAAACGACTGTATTCGATCCTCTTAAAAACGATAAAAATGAAATGAGAAGCATGGCGCAAAGCAATTCAGAACTTACGGAAGAAGATGTTGTTTTATACCCGAATCCCGCCCAGGATATTCTGATGGTGCAATGCAACGGTCAAAATCCGAATTCAGTGGAGATTTATGACCTCAGCGGTAAACTCGTTTTACAGCAGGACACCCGCGAGATTCCCGGGAACCAGATTCGCTTGCAGGTGGATCAGTTACCGCGCGGTGCTTATGTATTGCTTCTCCGATACAATCCCATCACTTTAGCTAAAAAGACCGTACTTTTTTAAGTCCCATTTGTACCGATAGCCTAATCTTTCTTATCTTGTTCGGAGATGAGAAAGATTTCGCTGTTTATTCTTATTTGCTGGCTATGCGCACCGGGGGTGATGGCCGGTGGATTTCAATTGAATTTGCAAGGACAAAAACAAACGGGCATGGCGCATACCGGAACGGGTTTGCTTTCCGATGCTTCTACCGTGTTGTTTAATCCCGGAGGCATTTCCCTGCTCGATTCCGGTTTTCATATTAGTGCAGGAACAAGTTTACTTTTCCCTCGTGTAACCTATCTGGAACCTTATCCCGGAAATTACAGCACCGAAACGGTACATCACATCGGAACACCGTTTACCTTCTATGCAACATATAAAAAAGCCGGTTCAAAATTAGGGTTCGGACTGGGTGTGTATACGCCATTTGGAAGTAAACAGCAATGGGAGGACAATTGGATCGGACAATTTCTTATTCGGGAAATTGATTTAAAAACCATTTTCATTCAACCAACATTATCCTACGCCCTCAATGAAAATTTTAGTATTGGAGCAGGCTTTGTTTATGCTACCGGATCCTTCGGCTTGCGAAAAGGAGTTCCCGTTCAGGACAGCACAGGCGCTTATGGCGAAGGAAACTTAAATGGCAAAGCATCAGGAACTGGGTTTAACGCTGGATTGTATTACAAAAGCAATGGCGGATTTTCGGCCGGAATTTGTTTTCGTTCTTCGCTTCTTGCAAAAATCAGTGGAGGAACAGCAGAATTCACTGTGCCGAATTCACTTTCATCATACTTCCCAAGCACCAGCTTTAATACACAAATCCGACTACCCTTTGTAAGCACATTGGGACTCGGCTACTCAAAAGAAAAATGGAAGTTTGCTGTAGATATCAATTATGTGGGATGGTCCTCCTACGATTCGCTGATTATCGATTTTGAACAAAACACCGATAAACTAGCCGATATTCACTCTGTGAGAAATTATAAAAACAGTTTTATTTTTCGTGTGGGATCGCAATACAAAACCAGTGAAAAATTAGATCTGAGAGCGGGAGTGTATTACGACATGACGCCTGTACAAGATGGTTATCTTACACCGGAAACACCCGATGTAAATAAAATCGGAATCACCGCCGGATTAAGTTACCGGCCCATCTCCAACTTAAGTATCGATGCTTCATTTTTATTTATCGAAGGAGCACAACGCAGCGATGTAAATCTAGAAACCGGATTTGCCGGCACCTATAAATCCAGAGCATTCGTCCCCGGTGTGGGAATTGAATATCATTTTTAAACTAAAATGCCCATGAAAAAAGTTCTACTCACTTTGTTAAGTTTCGTCGCCCTGTTTACAGGTGCGCAGGCGCAATGCGGACAACGCTTCCACGATAAAATTTTTGTGGATTCCGTTTCATCCAACATTCAATACGGTAGCAATGTCACCTACCAGAACAGCAATCAGAATTTAACGCTCGATATTTATTTCCCGAAGGGAGATACAGATACGGATCGTCCGCTAATCATTATGGCCCATGGCGGAAATTTTTTAGGTGGAAGTAAAACCGGATCGGATGTTGTGCCCATGTGTAAGGACTGGGCGCAAATGGGATATGTGGTTTCATCCATCAACTACCGGGTGGGAATGACCAATTTTCCTTTTCCGGGTCCCGACTCTACCGATGCCACCGAAGCAGTGATGCGTGCCGTACAGGATGCGCGTGCTGCGGTACGTTTTTTCCGTAAGAGTTACGAAAACGGAAATCCCTATGGAATCGACACTTCAAAAATATTTTTCGCCGGTGTTTCAGCAGGCGGATTTATGGCATTGCACATGGCCTACCTCGATGAAGTTTCAGAATTCCCCAGTTATATCGACACTACCGGTCAATACGGTTTATCCGGAGGATTACAAGGGAACAGCGGTAATCCGGGTTACTCTTCCGAAGTAAAAGCCATTATCAATATCTGTGGTGCATTAGGAGATACAGCATGGATTCACGCAGGTGATGAGCCGGTAATGAATTTTCACGGAACAAATGATCAAACCGTTCCTTTTGGTTCCGCCGAAATTTTATTAGTAGGTGTTTATCCCTTATTGCAGGTAGACGGAAGCTACTCCGTAGACGCAAGAGTGAATCAGTTAGGTATTACCAATTGCTTTGAAATTTACGAGGGACAAGACCACACGCCACATGTATCCAACGCAAATTATTACGACACCACATTAAACATCAGCCGCAATTTCCTGGCCCATTTTGTTTGCAACGAAACCTTGAACTGTTCTTACGGTCCAACCATCACAGCGGTGAGCGACATACAGGACGCAGGCATGTTTAGTGCATTTCCAAATCCTGCGAGTGAAGTAATTCAACTCAACATGGAAGGATTTAATGCACAGGTAAACATTCAACTGTTCGACATCAACGGAAAAGTGATTCGCAATTTTAATTGCAGTGGAAATACAGCCACTATTTACAGAGAACAATTACCGGCCGGATTGTATTTTATTCAGGTGAGCGACCAAGATAAAACATCCAGCATCAAAGTGATATTCGAATAATAAAAACAGAAGAAAAGAAAAGCCGTGAAATTAATCACGGCTTTTTTTATGGGAATTTTATACTGTTGCAATCATTGCAATAAATCGTGGGAAAAGAACTTCCGTAATGCGCATTAATAGCCAGGATAAATTGATTCGCAATTAAGTTCGATCCTTTTTGTGTGGGATGAAAACCATCCAGCGAAAAGAAGTTTCCGCTTACAAAAACAGAATTATACAGAACACCGTTCCATGTAATTCCTGAATTCAACTTCGTATAATACTCATCAAGATCTGCCAACGCTAAATCGTATTGCTGTGCTTTATTCCGAATGGCGGTATTGTATGCATCACGCGTGGCATCAATTTGCGCAATCTCCGCACTGTCCAGCGCATAACGGTCGTGAATGGGATTAATCATGATTCCATAATAGCTGCATTTCATCGAATCGAGCGGAACGGTAAGTAAAATATATTCTCCGTTTAACAACTGGCGATAACCACCACCTGCATTGGGATCCTGAATGATAAATCCGTTTTTCCCTTCGTGAAACTGAATATGGTTCATGCCGGCAGAAGCATAAATGGAGGTGAGAGAATCTGCATTTTCCTGATCCAAGTCCGCTCCGTTCCAGGGAATGGTGGTATAAAATGGCATGGTGCGAAAATCCGGAATAGTAGCTAAAACTCCTTTACAATTTAAACGTTGTAACATCACATCAAGTGCTGCTTCAAAAGTGGCGGCATCCGTCAGGTTAATGTTAAATCCTCCATTGCGCACATACCGAAACAAATCTTCCATTCCCGGCATCATGGCAAAAAAAGTAGGATTGGCTTCCGTAATTTTATCCATCACCCCGCCGGTGCAGGAAGAACAAAAACGATTGGCATATTCATTGGCAGGAATACCACTGGCAACGTATTCCGTTAAACTCATATAAGGCACTGTTAAATCGTGCAAAGAAGAAACCGTCACCGGATCTAAATAAGCCTGAGCATCGCCGGTAGTGTACATGCGTTTTACGGGACCCAGCGAACTAAGGCCTTCACAATCGATTCGCGTACCTAATTCGGAGCGGCTGACAAATTGCGACTCCCAATTTTTTGCATTTCTACCGAGACCTTCATCATAAGGCATTAAAGCTTGTTCAAACGAAAGCGCTCCACCTTGTGATAAGGATTGAAATAATAAAGCACCAACAGAAAATTGCTGATCGTTTCTCCCCAATGCACCATCCGAAAATCCGCTTAAATAACCATCACCAACAATTACAAATCGTTCTACATTGGCAGAACCCGATGTAATTTCTGGCTTGTCCAATTCGGGTGTACAACTTTCTGCTGCTATTAATAATACTGATAAAAAAACAAAGGGCCTTTTCATAGAGGGAAAGATAATACAAAAATTACTCGAAATCGGTTAAAATGTGTAGATTTATGCTGTTATGAAAACCAAAAGACTATCCGAAGCCAACCTCATGTTCCGCGAAGGTGTATTGGTTATTGAGTTTTCCGAACGCAATGAAATCAACACCAAAGAAGCGAAAGAAATTCTTGAAGCTGCAAAAAAACTGACCAACAACGAGGTAGTACCGGTTATTTTGGTCGACCACCACCCCACTACGCGAATTAGTCCCGACGCCCGCGATATTTTATCGGATGCGCAACATGGCTTTCTGCGAAAATGTGAAGCTTATGTATCAGCTGCCTTGAGCAAAAGGAATCTCGCTTTGTTGTATATCCGTTACCACAAACCGGAAAATCCCGCACAGGTGTTTTCCAATTTTAATGCGGCATGGAACTGGTCCATGGAAATTCTTTCTCAACAATAATTCCCATTCTGTTTTCAGCTGTTTATAAATTTCCGGAAAGAAAACTTCGGTCCGGTCGTTCTATCTCCTATTTTTAAGCCGGATGTCGCTTCGAATTTTACATACTGCCGACTGGCATATCGGAAAAAGACTTTACGGTACAGATCTGTTTGAGGATCATGAATATTTTTTTTCTCAATTGCTGCAATGGATTGAAAGCGAAAAAATAACGCATCTTCTGATCTCGGGCGATATTTTCGATCAATCCAATCCTTCGGCAGAGTCACTTCAGTGCTATTATAATTTCATTGAACGTTTTTCCCATAGCAAGGCAAGCCTCATCATCACCGGCGGCAATCACGACTCTCCCTTAGTCCTAAATGCCCCACAACAACTTTTAAAGGCCTTTAGAGTGCACGTCATTGGATCGGCGCCCGAATCTGTTTCCGATTGTATTCTGCCGCTCAAAAACGAAGCGGGGGTAACTGAGGTCATTTTGGCTGCAGTGCCCTTTCTGAGGGATAGAGACCTGCGCAGTTCCATAGCACATGCAGATGTTCCCAACCGCATCGAGGCTGTTCGAATGGGAATAAAAAATTATTATCACCAGCTGGCCGATTATTGCAGTAAAAATTATCCCGGTCTTCCGGCCATAACGATGGGACACCTCTATGCCCGAGGAGCAGAAACCAGTGAGAGTGAACGAGAAATTCAAATCGGAAACCAGGCGGGAATTGATGAAGAGGTGTTTCCGGAAACATTTCGTTATGTGGCACTCGGACATATACACAAAGCTCAAACTGTAGGTAAAAGCGGAAGAATCCGTTATTCAGGATCTCCCATCGCGCTCAGCTTTTCAGAGCGAAATGATGCAAAAAAATTAATCCTGCTCCACATCGATCAACAGGAAATAAAACAATCGGATATTGCGGTTTCGCCATTGCGCGATTTCTTATTATTAAAAGGGAGCCTCGGAGATATTGTAAATGAAATTGCAAACTATAGCTCTCAACACCAACAAGCGGCCTATGCCGAACTTCAAATAGAAGAAAAGGTGTATGATCCCACATTATTTCGCAGAAAAGATGAACTCATTGAACAAACCGACAAAGAGGGTCGAATAAAAATCATTTACAGTCG
This Flavobacteriales bacterium DNA region includes the following protein-coding sequences:
- a CDS encoding RNA-binding S4 domain-containing protein; this translates as MEFELNGHEYIELNNLLKLLGLTETGGEANLRIDAGEVKVNGNTETRRRNKLRSGDVVEFDGEKITIV
- the sbcD gene encoding exonuclease subunit SbcD, coding for MSLRILHTADWHIGKRLYGTDLFEDHEYFFSQLLQWIESEKITHLLISGDIFDQSNPSAESLQCYYNFIERFSHSKASLIITGGNHDSPLVLNAPQQLLKAFRVHVIGSAPESVSDCILPLKNEAGVTEVILAAVPFLRDRDLRSSIAHADVPNRIEAVRMGIKNYYHQLADYCSKNYPGLPAITMGHLYARGAETSESEREIQIGNQAGIDEEVFPETFRYVALGHIHKAQTVGKSGRIRYSGSPIALSFSERNDAKKLILLHIDQQEIKQSDIAVSPLRDFLLLKGSLGDIVNEIANYSSQHQQAAYAELQIEEKVYDPTLFRRKDELIEQTDKEGRIKIIYSRIHFLDSEVKMQENDLTHKPVGSIRPQDLFMQLIDDYSPEEKEELSQAFLSLLDQLKEGAEE
- a CDS encoding outer membrane protein transport protein; translated protein: MRKISLFILICWLCAPGVMAGGFQLNLQGQKQTGMAHTGTGLLSDASTVLFNPGGISLLDSGFHISAGTSLLFPRVTYLEPYPGNYSTETVHHIGTPFTFYATYKKAGSKLGFGLGVYTPFGSKQQWEDNWIGQFLIREIDLKTIFIQPTLSYALNENFSIGAGFVYATGSFGLRKGVPVQDSTGAYGEGNLNGKASGTGFNAGLYYKSNGGFSAGICFRSSLLAKISGGTAEFTVPNSLSSYFPSTSFNTQIRLPFVSTLGLGYSKEKWKFAVDINYVGWSSYDSLIIDFEQNTDKLADIHSVRNYKNSFIFRVGSQYKTSEKLDLRAGVYYDMTPVQDGYLTPETPDVNKIGITAGLSYRPISNLSIDASFLFIEGAQRSDVNLETGFAGTYKSRAFVPGVGIEYHF
- a CDS encoding T9SS type A sorting domain-containing protein, with the protein product MKKVLLTLLSFVALFTGAQAQCGQRFHDKIFVDSVSSNIQYGSNVTYQNSNQNLTLDIYFPKGDTDTDRPLIIMAHGGNFLGGSKTGSDVVPMCKDWAQMGYVVSSINYRVGMTNFPFPGPDSTDATEAVMRAVQDARAAVRFFRKSYENGNPYGIDTSKIFFAGVSAGGFMALHMAYLDEVSEFPSYIDTTGQYGLSGGLQGNSGNPGYSSEVKAIINICGALGDTAWIHAGDEPVMNFHGTNDQTVPFGSAEILLVGVYPLLQVDGSYSVDARVNQLGITNCFEIYEGQDHTPHVSNANYYDTTLNISRNFLAHFVCNETLNCSYGPTITAVSDIQDAGMFSAFPNPASEVIQLNMEGFNAQVNIQLFDINGKVIRNFNCSGNTATIYREQLPAGLYFIQVSDQDKTSSIKVIFE
- a CDS encoding T9SS type A sorting domain-containing protein: MKTIVFTLSMTLLSVFSFSQTENNQEQIIVPENNNNGSQSIDETIQPGGESTVYDPMKENRNANRAQQMEEGGETTVFDPLKNDKNEMRSMAQSNSELTEEDVVLYPNPAQDILMVQCNGQNPNSVEIYDLSGKLVLQQDTREIPGNQIRLQVDQLPRGAYVLLLRYNPITLAKKTVLF